In a single window of the Pseudomonas oryzihabitans genome:
- the sseA gene encoding 3-mercaptopyruvate sulfurtransferase: protein MIASPLVTAAWLQDQLGRTDLMILDASLYLPNEPQVADETYRQQHIPGALRFDIEHFSDPDTPLPHMVPSAGRFARLAGELGVTPTTSVVIYDQKGLFSAARAWWLFRLFGHDQVAVLDGGLPLWRDQGLPLEAGVNQPVPQPPYPTILNNRLLCGLGDVQTALSVGQTQVLDARGAKRFTGEIPEPRPGVASGHMPGSQSLPYDSLLAEDGTLLPPQELRQRFHALGVDGLHPVITSCGSGVTAAVLLLALNVAGLPDGRLYDGSWSEWGQHPATIKVLGSA, encoded by the coding sequence ATGATCGCCTCCCCGCTGGTCACCGCCGCCTGGCTGCAAGATCAACTCGGCCGCACGGATCTCATGATCCTCGATGCCAGTCTCTATCTACCGAACGAGCCTCAGGTCGCCGACGAAACCTATCGGCAGCAGCACATTCCCGGTGCCCTGCGTTTCGACATCGAACACTTTTCCGATCCGGATACGCCGCTGCCGCACATGGTACCCAGCGCCGGGCGCTTCGCCAGACTCGCCGGCGAGTTGGGTGTCACACCCACGACCTCCGTGGTGATCTACGACCAGAAGGGCCTCTTTTCCGCCGCCCGCGCCTGGTGGCTATTCCGCCTGTTCGGTCACGATCAGGTCGCGGTCCTGGATGGCGGCCTGCCGCTCTGGCGTGACCAGGGGCTGCCACTGGAAGCTGGCGTTAACCAGCCCGTGCCCCAGCCGCCCTATCCCACCATCCTCAACAATCGCCTGCTCTGCGGCCTGGGCGACGTCCAGACCGCACTTAGCGTAGGCCAGACCCAGGTGCTGGATGCGCGTGGCGCCAAGCGCTTCACTGGCGAGATCCCCGAGCCACGCCCAGGCGTGGCGTCCGGCCATATGCCTGGTAGCCAAAGCCTCCCCTATGACAGCCTGCTCGCCGAAGACGGCACCCTGTTGCCACCCCAGGAATTGCGCCAGCGCTTCCATGCACTGGGCGTCGATGGCCTGCATCCGGTGATCACCAGTTGCGGCAGCGGCGTTACTGCGGCGGTCCTGCTGCTCGCGCTCAATGTCGCAGGGCTGCCGGATGGGCGACTCTACGACGGCTCCTGGAGCGAATGGGGACAGCACCCGGCCACCATCAAGGTCCTAGGCTCCGCCTAG
- the tcyN gene encoding L-cystine ABC transporter ATP-binding protein TcyN, which translates to MIQVKGLSKSFRQQTVLQAIDLEVAQGEVVAIIGPSGSGKTTLLRCLNLLETPDAGSIRLGELTIDASRPLKSQQATIRQVRQRMGFVFQNFNLFPHRTALENVIEGPLIVQGEDRTSALAHGRELLSKVGLADKADSYPGQLSGGQQQRVAIARALAMRPQAILFDEPTSALDPERVGEVLETIRGLAQEGRTLLIVTHEMAFARDVAHRVLFMDGGHIVEQGPAAELFNRPREERTRRFLAKFVRDSAADYS; encoded by the coding sequence ATGATCCAGGTGAAGGGGCTGTCCAAGTCCTTCCGGCAGCAGACCGTGCTCCAGGCCATCGATCTGGAGGTAGCCCAGGGCGAGGTGGTGGCCATCATCGGCCCCAGCGGTTCGGGCAAGACCACCCTGTTGCGCTGCCTGAACCTGCTGGAAACGCCGGATGCCGGCAGCATCCGCCTGGGCGAGTTGACCATCGACGCGAGCCGGCCGCTGAAATCCCAGCAGGCGACCATCCGCCAGGTGCGCCAGCGCATGGGTTTCGTTTTCCAGAACTTCAATCTGTTCCCCCATCGCACCGCGCTGGAGAACGTGATCGAGGGCCCGCTCATCGTCCAGGGCGAGGACCGCACCAGCGCCCTCGCCCACGGCCGCGAACTCTTGTCCAAGGTCGGCCTGGCCGACAAGGCCGACAGCTATCCGGGGCAGTTGTCCGGTGGGCAGCAGCAACGGGTCGCCATCGCTCGCGCGCTGGCCATGCGGCCCCAGGCCATTCTTTTCGACGAACCGACTTCGGCGCTCGATCCCGAGCGGGTCGGCGAGGTGCTGGAGACGATTCGTGGGCTGGCCCAGGAAGGCCGTACCCTGCTCATCGTGACCCACGAGATGGCGTTCGCCCGTGACGTCGCCCACCGCGTGCTGTTCATGGACGGTGGCCACATCGTCGAACAGGGCCCGGCGGCCGAGCTGTTCAATCGACCGCGGGAGGAACGAACCCGGCGTTTTCTCGCCAAGTTCGTTCGCGATAGCGCTGCCGACTACTCCTGA
- the tcyL gene encoding cystine ABC transporter permease, whose product MSGTLQLLLDSLPFLLKGAIWTVVLSLGGMFFGLLLGFGLALLRRSSNLLLRSLARLYISFFRGTPLLVQLFVIYYGLPELGLQLDPLPAALIGFSLNMAAYTAEIIRSAIGAIDRGQWEAAASIGMTPLQTLRRAILPQALRIALPPLGNSFISLVKDTSLAATIQVPELFRQAQLITARTFEIFSLYLAAALLYWILASLLSTLQNRLERHYGRHINERGQS is encoded by the coding sequence ATGAGTGGCACCCTTCAGCTCCTGCTCGATTCGCTGCCCTTCCTGCTGAAGGGCGCGATCTGGACCGTGGTCCTGAGCCTTGGCGGCATGTTCTTCGGACTGCTGCTGGGCTTCGGCCTGGCCCTGTTGCGGCGTTCATCCAATCTGCTGCTACGTAGCCTCGCGCGGCTGTACATCTCCTTTTTCCGAGGTACGCCGCTGCTGGTGCAGTTGTTCGTCATCTACTACGGCCTGCCCGAGCTGGGCCTGCAACTCGATCCGCTCCCGGCGGCGCTGATCGGCTTCTCGCTGAACATGGCGGCCTATACGGCGGAGATCATTCGCTCGGCCATCGGTGCCATCGACCGCGGCCAATGGGAAGCCGCCGCCAGCATCGGCATGACGCCCCTGCAGACCTTGAGACGCGCCATCCTGCCCCAGGCCCTGCGCATCGCCCTGCCGCCGCTGGGCAACAGCTTCATTTCGCTGGTGAAGGACACCTCGCTGGCCGCCACCATCCAGGTGCCCGAACTCTTCCGCCAGGCCCAACTGATCACCGCCCGCACCTTCGAGATCTTCAGTCTCTATCTGGCGGCAGCGTTGCTCTACTGGATCCTGGCCAGCTTGCTGTCCACCTTGCAGAACCGGCTGGAACGGCACTACGGGCGTCACATCAACGAACGAGGCCAGTCATGA
- the tcyJ gene encoding cystine ABC transporter substrate-binding protein, with protein sequence MRKPLSQRLFRSAALLLALGLAHQATAQAEDLLQTVKQRGELVVGLEGTYPPFSFQNEQGQLTGFEVDFAKALAKELGVDAKIQPGKWDGLLAALESRRLDVVINQVTISEERKKKYDFSTPYTVSGIQALVRKDDVDSIKTAADLAGKKVGVGLGTNYEQWLRQNVPKADVRTYEDDPTKYQDLRVGRIDAILVDRLAALELLSKTKDRLALAGEPFSRQESGVAERKGDPEFHAAVDQAIAKLRADGTLAKISEKWFKADVTQ encoded by the coding sequence ATGCGCAAACCTCTCTCCCAGCGTCTGTTCCGTAGTGCCGCCCTGTTGCTGGCCCTAGGCCTGGCGCACCAGGCCACCGCTCAGGCCGAAGACCTGCTGCAGACCGTCAAGCAGCGCGGCGAACTGGTCGTTGGCCTGGAAGGCACCTACCCACCCTTCAGCTTCCAGAACGAGCAGGGCCAGCTGACCGGTTTCGAAGTGGACTTCGCCAAGGCCCTGGCCAAGGAACTGGGCGTCGATGCCAAGATCCAGCCCGGCAAGTGGGACGGCCTGTTGGCCGCCCTTGAGTCGCGTCGCCTGGATGTGGTGATCAATCAGGTGACCATCAGTGAGGAGCGCAAGAAGAAATACGACTTCTCCACCCCCTACACCGTCTCCGGCATCCAGGCCCTGGTACGCAAGGACGACGTCGACAGCATCAAGACCGCCGCCGATCTCGCCGGCAAGAAGGTCGGCGTCGGTCTGGGCACCAACTATGAGCAGTGGCTGCGCCAGAACGTACCCAAGGCGGATGTCCGCACCTACGAAGACGACCCGACCAAATACCAGGACCTGCGCGTAGGCCGCATCGACGCCATCCTCGTCGACCGCCTGGCCGCCCTGGAGCTGCTGTCCAAGACCAAGGACCGCCTGGCACTGGCCGGCGAACCCTTCAGCCGTCAGGAATCGGGCGTCGCCGAGCGCAAGGGCGATCCGGAATTCCACGCCGCGGTCGACCAGGCCATCGCCAAGCTGCGCGCTGACGGCACGCTGGCGAAGATCTCCGAGAAGTGGTTCAAGGCCGACGTCACCCAATGA
- the epsC gene encoding serine O-acetyltransferase EpsC, producing the protein MSEFNGQPTGGNDWQLSRIVGELHAARSQWRETHGRFREFSGRELPSRSVMASVIESLSGALFPLRLGPDQLRQESEDFYVGFELERALNALMIQAKLELDYFGKQRGENGVDRADEARRLVQAFALALPDLRRLLDTDVIAAYQGDPAARSVDEVLLCYPGIHAMIHHRIAHHFYRSGLPLLARMVSERAHSATGIDIHPGAQIGEGFFIDHGTGVVIGETCIIGDRVRIYQAVTLGAKRFPADAEGNLKKGHPRHPIVEDDVVIYAGATILGRITIGQGSTIGGNVWLTHGVPANSNVSQASLQGCAGLAQE; encoded by the coding sequence ATGAGCGAATTTAATGGGCAACCCACGGGTGGCAATGACTGGCAGCTGAGTCGCATCGTTGGCGAACTGCATGCCGCACGCAGCCAATGGCGCGAAACGCACGGGCGCTTCCGTGAATTCAGCGGCCGCGAACTGCCGTCACGCAGTGTCATGGCCAGCGTGATCGAATCCCTGAGCGGCGCGCTCTTTCCGCTGCGGCTCGGACCGGATCAGCTGCGCCAGGAAAGCGAGGACTTCTATGTCGGCTTCGAACTGGAACGCGCGCTCAATGCCCTGATGATCCAGGCGAAGCTGGAGCTCGACTATTTCGGCAAACAGCGTGGTGAGAACGGTGTCGATCGCGCCGACGAGGCCCGGCGGCTGGTACAGGCCTTCGCCCTGGCCCTGCCGGATCTGCGCCGTCTGCTGGACACCGACGTCATCGCCGCCTACCAGGGCGACCCGGCCGCGCGCAGCGTGGACGAGGTGCTGCTCTGCTATCCGGGCATCCACGCCATGATCCACCATCGCATCGCCCATCATTTCTATCGCAGCGGGCTGCCGCTGCTGGCGCGCATGGTGAGTGAGCGGGCACATTCGGCCACTGGCATCGACATCCACCCGGGCGCCCAGATCGGCGAAGGCTTCTTCATCGATCATGGTACCGGCGTGGTGATTGGCGAGACTTGCATCATCGGTGACCGGGTACGCATCTATCAGGCGGTGACCCTGGGCGCCAAGCGCTTCCCGGCCGATGCCGAGGGCAACCTCAAGAAGGGGCACCCGCGCCATCCCATCGTCGAGGACGACGTGGTGATCTATGCCGGGGCCACCATCCTCGGGCGCATCACCATCGGCCAGGGCTCGACCATTGGCGGCAACGTCTGGCTGACCCATGGCGTGCCAGCCAACAGCAACGTCAGCCAGGCCAGCCTGCAGGGCTGCGCTGGTCTGGCTCAGGAGTAG
- a CDS encoding gamma-glutamylcyclotransferase, with protein sequence MHRQISSSIHDSYPPKLAPATPLTHPQLVASLEATLAQRQPGPVWLFAYGSLIWRPECPAVAVRRARVHGYHRGLYLWSQLHRGTPEQPGLVLGLDRGGSCSGFAYQLPDEQLDDHLLALWKREMPDGSYRPRWLQCHLEDGSKVQALGFVLKRNLPCYAGNLPDDILNRVLTEASGHFGTTLEYVERTISALRAHAMPDRNLEALLQRYRGAPLLEAMQG encoded by the coding sequence ATGCACAGACAGATTTCTTCCAGCATCCACGACTCCTATCCACCCAAACTCGCGCCTGCCACGCCGCTCACCCATCCGCAGCTCGTCGCCTCTCTGGAAGCCACCCTGGCCCAACGCCAGCCTGGCCCCGTCTGGCTGTTCGCCTACGGCTCGCTGATCTGGCGCCCCGAGTGCCCGGCCGTCGCCGTACGCCGCGCGCGGGTGCATGGCTATCACCGCGGCCTCTATCTCTGGTCGCAGCTGCATCGCGGTACACCGGAGCAGCCTGGCCTGGTACTGGGCCTGGATCGTGGCGGCTCCTGCTCGGGCTTCGCCTACCAATTGCCCGATGAACAGCTGGATGACCATCTGCTGGCCCTATGGAAGCGCGAGATGCCGGATGGCTCCTACCGCCCCCGCTGGCTGCAATGCCACCTGGAAGATGGCAGCAAGGTGCAGGCGCTCGGTTTCGTGTTGAAACGCAACCTCCCCTGCTACGCGGGCAATCTGCCGGACGACATCCTCAATCGGGTGCTGACCGAAGCCTCCGGCCATTTCGGCACCACCCTGGAGTACGTCGAACGCACCATTTCGGCGCTCAGGGCCCATGCCATGCCCGATCGCAACCTGGAAGCCCTGCTGCAGCGTTATCGCGGAGCACCGCTGCTGGAGGCGATGCAGGGATGA
- the ahpF gene encoding alkyl hydroperoxide reductase subunit F, with amino-acid sequence MLDANLKAQLKTYLERVTRPIEIVASLDDGAKSREMHSLLQDIASLSDQVSLSTDGSDERRPSFALLTPGQNINLRFAGLPMGHEFTSLVLALLQVGGHPSKASQDVIEQVKALDGDYQFETYFSLSCQNCPDVVQALNLMAVLNPRVKHVAVDGALFQEEVERRQIMAVPSVYLNGEPFGQGRMGLEEIVAKLDTGAAARSADKLNAKDAFDVLVIGGGPAGAAAAVYAARKGIRTGVAAERFGGQVLDTLAIENFISIKETEGPKLAMALEEHVKQYEVDIMNLQRAEQLIPAHEVGGLHEVRFADGGSLKAKTLILATGARWREMNVPGEREYRNRGVAYCPHCDGPLFKGKRVAVIGGGNSGVEAAIDLAGIVAQVTLIEYDGQLRADAVLQRKLFSLPNVTVITSALTSEVKGDGQKVDGLVYKDRNSSEFHHIELEGVFVQIGLVPNTDWLKGTVELSPRGEIEVDARCQTSLPGVFAAGDVTTVPYKQIVIALGEGAKASLAAFDHMIRTSA; translated from the coding sequence ATGTTGGACGCAAATCTGAAAGCCCAGCTCAAGACCTACCTCGAACGCGTCACGCGCCCCATCGAGATCGTCGCGTCCCTCGACGATGGCGCGAAGTCCCGTGAAATGCACAGCTTGCTGCAGGACATCGCCAGCCTGTCCGATCAGGTGAGCCTCAGCACCGACGGCAGCGATGAGCGTCGTCCCTCCTTCGCCCTGCTGACCCCCGGCCAGAACATCAACCTGCGCTTCGCCGGTCTGCCCATGGGCCATGAATTCACGTCCCTGGTACTGGCACTGCTGCAGGTCGGCGGCCATCCATCCAAGGCCAGCCAGGACGTCATCGAGCAGGTCAAGGCCCTCGACGGCGACTACCAGTTCGAAACCTATTTCTCCCTGTCCTGCCAGAACTGTCCGGACGTGGTCCAGGCGCTGAACCTGATGGCCGTGCTCAATCCCCGGGTCAAGCACGTCGCCGTGGACGGCGCCCTGTTCCAGGAAGAAGTCGAGCGCCGCCAGATCATGGCCGTGCCTAGCGTCTACCTCAACGGCGAACCCTTCGGCCAAGGCCGCATGGGCCTGGAAGAAATCGTCGCCAAGCTCGACACCGGCGCCGCTGCCCGCTCCGCCGACAAGCTCAACGCCAAGGACGCCTTCGACGTCCTGGTCATCGGCGGTGGCCCTGCCGGTGCCGCAGCAGCCGTCTACGCTGCACGCAAGGGCATCCGTACCGGCGTCGCCGCCGAGCGCTTCGGCGGTCAGGTGCTGGATACCCTGGCCATTGAGAACTTCATCTCCATCAAGGAGACCGAAGGTCCCAAGCTCGCCATGGCGCTGGAAGAACACGTCAAGCAGTACGAAGTCGACATCATGAATCTGCAGCGCGCCGAGCAGCTGATTCCGGCTCATGAAGTCGGCGGCCTGCACGAAGTCCGCTTCGCCGATGGCGGCTCGCTCAAGGCCAAGACGCTGATCCTTGCCACCGGTGCCCGCTGGCGTGAAATGAACGTCCCAGGCGAACGGGAATACCGCAACCGCGGCGTGGCCTACTGCCCCCACTGTGATGGCCCCCTGTTCAAGGGCAAGCGCGTTGCCGTGATCGGCGGTGGTAACTCGGGTGTCGAGGCCGCCATCGACCTCGCCGGCATCGTCGCCCAGGTGACCCTGATCGAATACGACGGCCAGCTGCGTGCCGACGCCGTACTGCAGCGCAAGTTGTTCAGCCTGCCCAACGTGACCGTCATCACCAGCGCCCTCACTAGCGAAGTGAAAGGTGATGGTCAAAAAGTCGACGGTTTGGTCTACAAGGATCGCAATTCCAGCGAGTTCCATCACATCGAGCTCGAAGGCGTCTTTGTGCAGATCGGTCTGGTCCCCAACACCGATTGGCTCAAGGGCACCGTAGAGTTGTCGCCGCGTGGCGAGATCGAAGTGGACGCCCGCTGCCAGACCTCCCTGCCTGGCGTCTTCGCCGCAGGCGACGTCACCACCGTACCTTACAAGCAGATTGTCATCGCCCTGGGCGAAGGCGCCAAGGCGTCCCTGGCTGCCTTCGATCACATGATTCGTACCAGCGCCTAA
- the ahpC gene encoding alkyl hydroperoxide reductase subunit C, with product MSLINTEVKPFTATAYHNGKFVQVTEADLKGKWSAIVFYPADFTFVCPTELEDLADLYPEFQKLGVEIYGVSCDTHFAHKAWHDTSDAIKKVNYPLVGDPTARLARNFEVLIEEEGLALRGTFLINPEGQIKLCEIHDNGIGRDASELLRKVRAAQYVANHPGEVCPAKWKEGEATLTPSLDLVGKI from the coding sequence ATGTCCCTGATCAACACCGAAGTGAAGCCTTTCACCGCGACCGCCTACCACAACGGCAAATTCGTCCAGGTGACCGAGGCCGATCTGAAGGGCAAGTGGTCCGCCATCGTCTTCTACCCGGCTGACTTCACCTTCGTGTGCCCCACCGAACTGGAAGACCTTGCTGACCTGTACCCCGAGTTCCAGAAGCTGGGCGTCGAGATCTACGGCGTGTCCTGCGACACCCATTTCGCCCACAAGGCCTGGCACGACACCTCGGACGCCATCAAGAAGGTCAACTACCCGCTGGTTGGCGACCCCACCGCGCGCCTGGCACGCAACTTCGAAGTTCTGATCGAAGAAGAAGGCCTGGCCCTGCGTGGCACCTTCCTGATCAACCCGGAAGGCCAGATCAAGCTGTGCGAAATCCACGACAACGGTATCGGCCGTGACGCCAGCGAGCTGCTGCGCAAGGTCCGCGCTGCCCAGTACGTCGCCAACCACCCGGGCGAAGTCTGCCCCGCCAAGTGGAAAGAAGGCGAAGCGACCCTGACCCCCTCGCTGGACCTGGTCGGCAAGATCTAA
- a CDS encoding D-cysteine desulfhydrase — protein MLATALARFPRLTLQPSATPLDVLPRLSAELGRPIYCKRDDTTSLALGGNKVRKLEYLVAEALAAGADTLVTAGAIQSNHVRQTAAVAAQQGLECVALLENPLGTTDPGYLHGGNRLLLELFGAQIRSVAVLDDPLNQLEAEAERLRQQGRTPRVIPIGGSSALGALGYVRAGLELAGQLDALDLQPAAVILASGSAGTQAGLDLAFHHLRPGMPVIGITVSRTQAEQLPKVALLRQQLAELLGVTAPEDPPVLRDGYFGPRYGEPNPGTLAAIRCLGRLEGLVLDPVYTGKAMAGLLDLVTTDALPPGPVVFLHTGGAPGTFAYGDWLA, from the coding sequence ATGCTCGCCACCGCCCTCGCCCGCTTCCCGCGCCTGACGCTACAACCCTCGGCAACCCCGCTGGATGTCCTGCCACGGCTGTCGGCGGAACTTGGCCGACCGATCTATTGCAAGCGCGACGACACCACCAGCCTGGCCCTGGGCGGCAACAAGGTGCGCAAGCTGGAGTACCTCGTCGCCGAGGCCCTGGCTGCAGGTGCCGACACCCTGGTGACCGCGGGCGCCATCCAGTCCAACCACGTTCGCCAGACCGCGGCCGTCGCGGCCCAGCAGGGGCTGGAGTGCGTGGCCCTGTTGGAAAATCCCCTCGGCACAACAGATCCCGGTTATCTGCACGGCGGCAATCGCCTTCTACTGGAGCTGTTTGGCGCCCAGATCCGTTCGGTCGCGGTCCTCGATGATCCGCTCAATCAGCTGGAAGCCGAGGCCGAGCGCCTGCGCCAGCAGGGGCGCACGCCACGTGTGATCCCCATCGGCGGTTCAAGTGCCCTGGGCGCCCTCGGCTACGTCCGCGCCGGTCTGGAGCTGGCCGGGCAACTGGATGCCCTGGACCTGCAACCGGCCGCCGTCATTCTCGCCTCCGGCAGCGCCGGCACCCAGGCCGGGCTGGACCTTGCCTTCCATCATCTGCGACCGGGCATGCCGGTGATCGGCATCACCGTCTCACGCACTCAGGCCGAACAGTTGCCCAAGGTAGCCCTGTTGCGCCAACAACTTGCCGAGCTGCTGGGGGTCACCGCGCCTGAAGATCCACCTGTGTTGCGCGACGGCTACTTCGGCCCACGCTATGGCGAACCCAATCCCGGCACCCTGGCCGCCATCCGCTGCCTAGGCCGCCTGGAAGGCCTGGTGCTGGATCCGGTCTATACCGGCAAGGCCATGGCCGGCCTGCTGGACCTGGTGACTACCGATGCCTTGCCACCCGGGCCAGTAGTGTTCCTGCACACCGGCGGGGCGCCGGGCACCTTTGCCTACGGCGATTGGTTGGCTTGA
- a CDS encoding TIGR02450 family Trp-rich protein, which translates to MKSRQINPKKLLLSKWTAVQPRERQKHFIVTHVHTPEVETDPISQIDLQAVLTRRTWTLDWHELQDAECWLQGWQ; encoded by the coding sequence ATGAAATCGCGACAGATCAACCCCAAGAAGCTGTTGCTGAGCAAGTGGACAGCTGTCCAGCCACGCGAACGGCAAAAGCACTTTATCGTCACCCACGTCCACACCCCTGAAGTCGAGACCGACCCCATCTCGCAAATAGATCTACAAGCCGTTCTCACTCGTCGCACCTGGACGCTGGACTGGCACGAGTTGCAGGATGCAGAATGCTGGCTGCAAGGCTGGCAATGA